One window of Oryza brachyantha chromosome 12, ObraRS2, whole genome shotgun sequence genomic DNA carries:
- the LOC102718604 gene encoding CTP synthase isoform X1, which produces MAEPGKEAAAVAVEEEPERPAAAKYVLITGGVVSGLGKGVTASSVGVVLKACGLRVTCIKIDPYLNTDAGTMSPFEHGEVFVLDDGGEVDLDLGNYERFLDVTLTRDNNITTGKIYQSVIEKERKGDYLGKTVQVVPHVTDEIKHWIQSVSSVPVDGQTRPADVCVIELGGTVGDIESMPFIEALRQLSFSLGKDNFCLIHVSLVPVLGVVGEQKTKPTQHSVRELRALGLTPDLLACRSAQPLIGSVKEKLSQFCHVPVENILNIHDVPNLWHVPLILRNQKVHEAIIKQLNLARSAGPPELRDWTQMAESYDDLKNPVKIALVGKYTNLTDSYLSVVKALLHACVACSLKPSIQWIAASDLEDATATSAPEAHAKAWETLKDSSCILIPGGFGDRGISGMILAAKYARENKVPYLGICLGMQISVIEMSRHVLGIKDADSEEFNSNTPARVVMYMPEVSKTHMGNTMRLGCRRTFFRRTDCLTSKLYGSPSHVDERHRHRYEVNPAYVAMLENAGLHFVGCDESGKRMEVVELQDHPFYIGVQFHPEFKSRPRRPSPPFTGLILAAAEYMGTPANNSNGHVGTSE; this is translated from the exons ATGGCGGAGCCtgggaaggaggcggcggcggtggcggtggaggaggagccggagcggccggcggcggccaagtACGTGCTCATCACCGGCGGCGTCGTCAGCGGGCTCGGCAAGGGCGTCACCGCCAGCAGCGTCGGCGTCGTGCTCAAGGCCTGCGGCCTCCGCGTCACCTGCATCAAGATCG ATCCATATTTAAACACAGATGCTGGCACAATGTCTCCTTTTGAGCATGGTGAGGTTTTTGTGCTTGACGATGGTGGAGAG GTTGACTTGGATTTAGGCAATTATGAGCGTTTCTTGGATGTTACTCTGACAAGGGATAACAACATTACCACTGGAAAGATATATCAG TCTGTTATtgagaaggagaggaagggtgACTATCTTGGAAAGACAGTCCAG GTTGTTCCTCATGTAACTGATGAAATTAAACATTGGATACAATCAGTATCTTCTGTTCCTGTGGATGGGCAGACTCGTCCAGCCGATGTCTGTGTTATTGAACTGGGAGGCACTGTAG GTGATATTGAATCTATGCCATTCATTGAAGCTCTGCGCCAGTTGTCATTTTCTCTTG GCAAGGACAATTTCTGCCTCATACATGTGAGCCTTGTTCCAGTATTGGGTGTAGTTGGTGAGCAG AAAACAAAGCCAACGCAACACAGTGTACGAGAATTAAGGGCCTTGGGTCTGACTCCTGATCTTCTAGCATGCCGATCAGCACAG CCACTAATAGGATCCGTCAAGGAGAAACTTTCACAATTTTGTCATGTCCCG GTTGAGAATATACTTAACATCCATGATGTTCCAAATTTGTGGCATGTTCCACTTATTCTTAGA AACCAAAAAGTTCATGAGGCTATAATCAAACAACTTAACCTTGCAAG GTCTGCTGGCCCCCCTGAGTTACGAGATTGGACACAGATGGCTGAGTCATATGATGACCTCAAGAACCCT GTTAAAATTGCTTTGGTTGGGAAGTATACTAATCTGACAGATTCCTACTTATCAGTGGTGAAG GCTCTTCTACATGCGTGTGTTGCATGTTCATTGAAACCTTCTATCCAGTGGATTGCAGCTTCAGATCTTGAAGATGCAACTGCAACAAGT GCACCAGAAGCCCATGCTAAAGCTTGGGAAACTCTTAAG GATTCCTCATGCATTCTGATACCAGGAGGATTTGGGGATCGTGGAATATCTGGGATGATACTGGCTGCAAAATATGCTCGTGAGAATAAAGTTCCATACCTTGGCATTTGCTTGGGAATGCAGATATCAGTGATTGAGATGTCCAGACAT GTTCTGGGCATAAAGGATGCAGACAGTGAAGAGTTCAACTCAAACACACCAGCTCGTGTTGTTATGTACATGCCTGAG GTTTCAAAAACGCACATGGGAAACACAATGAGATTGGGTTGCCGAAGAACGTTCTTTCGCAGGACAGATTGTCTTACATCAAAACT ATACGGGAGCCCTTCTCATGTAGATGAGCGTCATCGTCACAGATATGAG GTGAACCCTGCTTACGTTGCTATGCTTGAAAATGCTGGCCTTCACTTTGTTGGTTGCGATGAAAGTGGAAAGAGGATGGAG GTTGTAGAGCTACAAGACCATCCGTTTTACATAGGTGTTCAATTCCATCCAGAGTTTAAGTCGAGGCCTCGGAGACCTTCACCCCCGTTTACTG GTCTAATATTGGCAGCAGCTGAATACATGGGAACGCCTGCAAATAACTCAAATGGTCATGTTGGAACTTCTGAGTAA
- the LOC102718604 gene encoding CTP synthase isoform X2: MIDPYLNTDAGTMSPFEHGEVFVLDDGGEVDLDLGNYERFLDVTLTRDNNITTGKIYQSVIEKERKGDYLGKTVQVVPHVTDEIKHWIQSVSSVPVDGQTRPADVCVIELGGTVGDIESMPFIEALRQLSFSLGKDNFCLIHVSLVPVLGVVGEQKTKPTQHSVRELRALGLTPDLLACRSAQPLIGSVKEKLSQFCHVPVENILNIHDVPNLWHVPLILRNQKVHEAIIKQLNLARSAGPPELRDWTQMAESYDDLKNPVKIALVGKYTNLTDSYLSVVKALLHACVACSLKPSIQWIAASDLEDATATSAPEAHAKAWETLKDSSCILIPGGFGDRGISGMILAAKYARENKVPYLGICLGMQISVIEMSRHVLGIKDADSEEFNSNTPARVVMYMPEVSKTHMGNTMRLGCRRTFFRRTDCLTSKLYGSPSHVDERHRHRYEVNPAYVAMLENAGLHFVGCDESGKRMEVVELQDHPFYIGVQFHPEFKSRPRRPSPPFTGLILAAAEYMGTPANNSNGHVGTSE, translated from the exons ATGATTG ATCCATATTTAAACACAGATGCTGGCACAATGTCTCCTTTTGAGCATGGTGAGGTTTTTGTGCTTGACGATGGTGGAGAG GTTGACTTGGATTTAGGCAATTATGAGCGTTTCTTGGATGTTACTCTGACAAGGGATAACAACATTACCACTGGAAAGATATATCAG TCTGTTATtgagaaggagaggaagggtgACTATCTTGGAAAGACAGTCCAG GTTGTTCCTCATGTAACTGATGAAATTAAACATTGGATACAATCAGTATCTTCTGTTCCTGTGGATGGGCAGACTCGTCCAGCCGATGTCTGTGTTATTGAACTGGGAGGCACTGTAG GTGATATTGAATCTATGCCATTCATTGAAGCTCTGCGCCAGTTGTCATTTTCTCTTG GCAAGGACAATTTCTGCCTCATACATGTGAGCCTTGTTCCAGTATTGGGTGTAGTTGGTGAGCAG AAAACAAAGCCAACGCAACACAGTGTACGAGAATTAAGGGCCTTGGGTCTGACTCCTGATCTTCTAGCATGCCGATCAGCACAG CCACTAATAGGATCCGTCAAGGAGAAACTTTCACAATTTTGTCATGTCCCG GTTGAGAATATACTTAACATCCATGATGTTCCAAATTTGTGGCATGTTCCACTTATTCTTAGA AACCAAAAAGTTCATGAGGCTATAATCAAACAACTTAACCTTGCAAG GTCTGCTGGCCCCCCTGAGTTACGAGATTGGACACAGATGGCTGAGTCATATGATGACCTCAAGAACCCT GTTAAAATTGCTTTGGTTGGGAAGTATACTAATCTGACAGATTCCTACTTATCAGTGGTGAAG GCTCTTCTACATGCGTGTGTTGCATGTTCATTGAAACCTTCTATCCAGTGGATTGCAGCTTCAGATCTTGAAGATGCAACTGCAACAAGT GCACCAGAAGCCCATGCTAAAGCTTGGGAAACTCTTAAG GATTCCTCATGCATTCTGATACCAGGAGGATTTGGGGATCGTGGAATATCTGGGATGATACTGGCTGCAAAATATGCTCGTGAGAATAAAGTTCCATACCTTGGCATTTGCTTGGGAATGCAGATATCAGTGATTGAGATGTCCAGACAT GTTCTGGGCATAAAGGATGCAGACAGTGAAGAGTTCAACTCAAACACACCAGCTCGTGTTGTTATGTACATGCCTGAG GTTTCAAAAACGCACATGGGAAACACAATGAGATTGGGTTGCCGAAGAACGTTCTTTCGCAGGACAGATTGTCTTACATCAAAACT ATACGGGAGCCCTTCTCATGTAGATGAGCGTCATCGTCACAGATATGAG GTGAACCCTGCTTACGTTGCTATGCTTGAAAATGCTGGCCTTCACTTTGTTGGTTGCGATGAAAGTGGAAAGAGGATGGAG GTTGTAGAGCTACAAGACCATCCGTTTTACATAGGTGTTCAATTCCATCCAGAGTTTAAGTCGAGGCCTCGGAGACCTTCACCCCCGTTTACTG GTCTAATATTGGCAGCAGCTGAATACATGGGAACGCCTGCAAATAACTCAAATGGTCATGTTGGAACTTCTGAGTAA